From one Populus alba chromosome 17, ASM523922v2, whole genome shotgun sequence genomic stretch:
- the LOC118038586 gene encoding NAC domain-containing protein 72-like, with product MVPHGFRFNPTDEELVQFLDRKASGQEMPLHFILETNVYEREPQDLECALSQISITKLLHAGNQTAPLSNGERYYYCTRETNYSREVLGRGWWKATSHVKKIHANNDDQLLVGNKRPLTFHRFKDNERNRNNAVKTNWIMHEYSLESRTTDWRLCKIKHKGKPSVQEEMESMRKQYSSRNDFEAGSSTIFVDGQQQQEQTSSRPTNYEGYDHESYYQWNNMQQSPPSPYDPYLPAPPSTNSGHYYVEQQEKLESSDEHPFPSLWSWTN from the exons ATGGTGCCGCATGGGTTCAGGTTCAATCCCACAGATGAAGAGCTCGTCCAATTCCTAGACAGAAAAGCTTCTGGCCAAGAAATGCCACTTCATTTCATTCTCGAAACAAATGTTTACGAGCGTGAACCACAGGATCTTGAATGTGC CTTAAGTCAGATCTCTATAACAAAATTGTTACATGCAGGGAATCAAACCGCTCCTTTAAGCAATGGTGAGAGATACTACTATTGTACGAGGGAGACAAACTATTCGAGGGAAGTACTCGGTCGAGGATGGTGGAAAGCTACGAGCCATGTCAagaaaatacatgctaataacGATGATCAACTTCTTGTTGGGAACAAGAGGCCTTTAACATTCCATAGGTTCAAGGACAATGAAAGAAATCGCAATAATGCCGTCAAGACTAACTGGATTATGCATGAATACAGCCTTGAATCAAGAACCACG GACTGGAGGCTTTGCAAGATTAAGCACAAGGGGAAACCAAGCGTGCAAGAAGAGATGGAGAGTATGAGGAAACAATATTCATCGAGGAATGATTTCGAAGCCGGAAGTTCGACCATTTTTGTCGATGGGCAACAGCAGCAGGAACAGACCTCATCACGGCCAACAAATTATGAAGGATATGATCATGAATCCTATTATCAATGGAACAATATGCAGCAGTCACCACCGTCTCCATATGATCCTTATCTACCGGCGCCACCGAGTACTAATAGTGGTCACTATTATGTGGAGCAGCAAGAGAAGTTAGAGTCCAGTGATGAGCACCCATTTCCTAGTCTTTGGTCTTGGACGAACTAG
- the LOC118051918 gene encoding acetyl-CoA-benzylalcohol acetyltransferase, whose product MRVEIVSRKFITPSSSTPPHLRSCEISALDQLLPPVYVGLTYFYPADENIQGAKHSERGKQLEASLSKILNLYYPVAGRYDEEKLLIDCNDKGVEYLEAEVSGRLSQILNGELQPEQLNQFLPYPVASPTSPLVAVQVSTFECGGLAVGLRVSHKICDLATLTSFVNGWATTSRVGIDEVPRPSFALPSLFPTRETTQILKATPVKNGARVVTRTFVFSRSAVANLQVIARTRDDDLEGGKGQPSRVQVVTATVWRALIKVAKLKHGYLRPSALIHGVEMRKRSALPLPPNCFGNMLRVSMARFEADESKMGLPDLVILVRQAIRDAVSDCRNAISYDDLLLGAAGSFSEWNEEASRGEIDVYTFTSWCGFPIYEVDFGWGKPAWVSSPHKPVPLMNLLDTKDGGVEVWMTAEEKNMILFQQDPEIIALTDSRLKNNV is encoded by the coding sequence ATGAGGGTTGAAATTGTTTCCAGGAAATTCATTACTCCATCATCTTCAACCCCACCTCACCTTAGAAGCTGCGAAATATCGGCCTTGGATCAGCTTCTTCCTCCAGTTTATGTAggattaacatatttttaccCGGCTGACGAAAACATTCAAGGAGCCAAGCATTCCGAAAGAGGAAAGCAGTTGGAGGCATCATTATCCAAAATCTTAAACCTCTACTATCCGGTGGCAGGGAGATATGATGAAGAAAAGCTGTTGATCGATTGCAACGACAAAGGGGTAGAATATTTGGAAGCTGAAGTAAGTGGACGACTCTCTCAAATTTTAAACGGGGAGTTGCAGCCTGAGCAGTTGAATCAGTTTCTTCCGTATCCTGTTGCATCACCCACAAGTCCATTAGTAGCTGTGCAAGTAAGCACTTTCGAGTGCGGTGGACTGGCTGTCGGCTTGCGCGTTTCACACAAGATATGTGATTTAGCGACATTAACCTCATTTGTCAATGGATGGGCAACAACAAGTCGAGTTGGTATTGATGAAGTGCCCCGACCGAGTTTTGCTCTGCCATCCCTCTTTCCGACAAGAGAGACAACTCAAATCCTGAAAGCAACTCCGGTTAAAAATGGAGCTAGGGTCGTGACAAGAACTTTTGTGTTTAGCAGGTCTGCAGTAGCCAACCTGCAAGTGATTGCCAGAACAAGAGATGATGATTTGGAAGGAGGGAAAGGCCAACCTTCGCGAGTCCAAGTAGTGACTGCAACTGTATGGAGGGCTCTGATTAAGGTGGCTAAACTTAAGCATGGATACCTGAGGCCATCTGCCTTAATTCATGGAGTGGAAATGAGAAAGAGGTCAGCATTACCACTACCACCAAATTGCTTCGGAAACATGTTGAGGGTTTCGATGGCTCGATTCGAGGCAGACGAGAGCAAAATGGGGTTGCCTGACCTGGTCATTCTGGTAAGGCAGGCGATAAGGGATGCCGTTTCGGATTGCCGAAACGCAATaagctatgatgatttgttgttGGGAGCAGCAGGGAGTTTCAGTGAATGGAATGAGGAAGCAAGTAGAGGTGAGATAGATGTGTATACGTTTACTAGCTGGTGTGGTTTCCCGATTTATGAAGTGGATTTTGGCTGGGGGAAGCCTGCATGGGTGAGCAGTCCCCATAAGCCAGTACCATTGATGAACTTGCTGGACACCAAAGATGGTGGAGTTGAAGTATGGATGACTGCAGAGGAAAAGAACATGATCCTTTTTCAACAAGACCCTGAGATTATTGCCCTCACTGATTCTCGATTGAAGAATAATGTCTAA
- the LOC118051923 gene encoding uncharacterized protein yields the protein MLKTTCCQIYSCLSGGIKTLEFHDHLSLDSDPSYPYSPKPKNTSLNSRNYLPYPSQFRVSLIFAASMDVDERIDIAESSIGNELVEHGGELVEHEGDDMVVEPHEGMEFESEDAAKIFYDEYARRIGFVMRVMSCRRSERDGRILARRLGCNKEGYCVSIRGKFGNVRKPRPSTREGCKAMIHVKFDKSGKWVITKFVKDHNHPLVVAPREARQTLDEKDKKIQELTAELRNKKRLCATYQEQLSAFVKIVEDHSEKLSKKVKNAVENLKEFESIEQELMQHT from the exons ATGTTAAAAACGACATGTTGTCAGATCTATTCATGTTTGTCTGGTGGCATCAAAACACTTGAGTTTCACGATCATCTCTCTCTAGACTCTGATCCATCTTATCCCTACTCACCAAAACCCAAAAATACCTCTCTAAACTCTCGAAATTACCTGCCATACCCTTCTCAGTTCCGGGTCTCTCTGATCTTTGCTGCATCAA TGGATGTAGATGAGAGGATTGATATAGCAGAGAGCTCTATTGGAAATGAATTGGTTGAACATGGTGGTGAATTGGTTGAACATGAAGGTGATGATATGGTTGTAGAACCACATGAGGGCATGGAGTTTGAATCAGAAGATGCTGCCAAGATATTCTATGATGAATATGCCCGGCGGATAGGATTTGTAATGCGTGTAATGTCTTGTCGTCGTTCTGAAAGAGATGGGAGGATTCTTGCCAGGCGACTTGGGTGTAATAAGGAGGGTTATTGTGTAAGCATTCGAGGGAAATTTGGAAATGTTCGAAAGCCACGACCAAGTACTAGAGAAGGTTGTAAAGCGATGATTCATGTTAAGTTTGATAAGTCTGGAAAATGGGTGATTACAAAATTTGTAAAGGACCATAATCATCCACTTGTAGTGGCCCCACGTGAAGCTCGTCAAACGTTG GatgaaaaggacaaaaaaattcaagaattaacTGCTGAATTGAGAAATAAGAAGCGGTTATGTGCCACTTATCAAGAACAGCTAAGTGCATTTGTGAAAATTGTTGAAGATCACAGTGAGAAGCTATCCAAGAAAGTTAAAAATGCGGTAGAAAATCTAAAAGAATTTGAGTCTATTGAGCAGGAGCTCATGCAGCATACATAG